The genomic segment TCCGGACACCTGAGCGAGAAGATCAAGTCCTACAACCCGCAAGCCGGACAACTTTTGGATGAAATCAGCGACGCGATGAAGAACGGCCAAGGCCCAGGAGCCGAAAACCTGATGCCCCTGATGGATGGACTGGGAATGGCGGGGAACTAACGCATCAATGTCGACAACACACGGGCTTGCCTCAGACTCGTGGATTACTGCGCCGGTGAACCCACCCCGAATGTCGGCTCGGCTACCGGCGATGGAGCGGCCTGCTGCACGGCGCCTTTGAAGGGCAGATCGAGGAGCGCGTAGGGATTCACGCGGGCGCCGTTGAGCTTCACGCCCCAATGGAGATGCGGACCGGTGGCTCGTCCAGTCGCGCCGACAACAAAGCCAACAGCGTCAGGCTTTTCGAGCCAACCTCTTCCGCCACGTGGAAGACCGAGTCTTCCGTCCTGCCCCCATCTCCATCCCCATCCGTCCTTGACTCCCCCTATCCACAATTGTACAATTTGTACAATTCATGATTGTTGTACTATTTCATATCTACATGAGGTGCGCCCATGGCTCATTTACCAACTAGTAAAGCGAGAGAAGGGTTCTCAGATACGCTGAACCGCGTGGCGTTCGGAAAAGAGCGTGTCGTATTGAAACGGCGCGGGAAAGAGATCGCTGCCGTGGTGCCGATGGACGACTTGCGCTTGCTGGAAGAGCTCGAAGACCGCATCGACTTGGTGGATGCCCGCGCGGCCCTCGCCGAAACCAAGAAGAAGGGTGCGAAACCACTCGATGTCATCTTAAAAGACCTTGGGCTATAGCCTCTCCCCATGGCCTATTCGATCCTCCTCTCCCCACCGGCCGAACGCCAACTCAAAGCCTTTGCCCCGGCCATTCAGAAGCGGCTCGTCAAACGCCTCACCTCACTGCGAGACAACCCACGCCCGCAAGGCGTCAAGAAGCTCGCCGGAGAGGACGATCTGTATCGCATTCGAGAAGGCGACTACCGTATCATCTACACGATCCGCGACAAGGAATTGATTATCCTCGTCGTCAAAATCGGCAATCGCAAAGACGTGTATCGCTCCTGAACATGGATAACGAGGATTCGACAACGAACATGACAGTCCCTGTATAGGGCTGAGGGTTACTGCGCCGGTGAACCTACTCCGGATGTCGGCTCGACTACCGGCGATGGAGCGGCCTGCTGCACGGCGCCTTTGAATGGCAGATCGAGAAGCGCGTAGGGATTCACGCGGGCGCCGTTGAGCTTCACGCCCCAATGGAGATGCGGACCGGTGGCTCTTCCGGTCGCGCCGACTTTGCCGACCACCTGCCCCGCCTTCAC from the Nitrospira sp. genome contains:
- a CDS encoding type II toxin-antitoxin system Phd/YefM family antitoxin → MAHLPTSKAREGFSDTLNRVAFGKERVVLKRRGKEIAAVVPMDDLRLLEELEDRIDLVDARAALAETKKKGAKPLDVILKDLGL
- a CDS encoding type II toxin-antitoxin system RelE/ParE family toxin, whose amino-acid sequence is MAYSILLSPPAERQLKAFAPAIQKRLVKRLTSLRDNPRPQGVKKLAGEDDLYRIREGDYRIIYTIRDKELIILVVKIGNRKDVYRS